The Episyrphus balteatus chromosome 4, idEpiBalt1.1, whole genome shotgun sequence genome includes a window with the following:
- the LOC129918243 gene encoding SPRY domain-containing SOCS box protein 3 isoform X2, whose product MSSERLVKSTWQEPRSPPFCDCPFPKCTAITAFKGNIPDLVTCRCGEEDCHTMEWQWDQSDPDKMIHGPDITFHPIYSQGTTIVRGDKPLKPQMVHFWEIRIITILSGTDVMFGIGTDKVNLDQFKHHFVSALGTNKQSWGFSYNGMKQHNGSQIPYGSKFSQGCIVGIYLDLTRGHLEFFLNRRSLGIAYTNIPIDPNIQIYPMVCSTAAKSAIRLINSTSQSDCLQLRAFKALSKQPSLLTELKEMPGLRSLLKSYWFFVPPTRYSIRSTQNEFDLEDEAILSSSRLSRKQKFKDEEPDINDLYTNAHKIAMRSESDDEFSVDDFFYYLF is encoded by the exons ATGTCGAGTGAACGATTAGTCAAAAGTACTTGGCAAGAACCTCGTTCGCCTCCATTCTGCGATTGTCCATTTCCAAAATGTACAGCAATAACTGCGTTTAAGGGTAATATTCCGGACTTGGTCACTTGTCGGTGTGGTGAAGAAGATTGCCATACCATGGAATGGCAATGGGACCAAAGTGACCCGGACAAAATGATCCATGGTCCGGATATCACTTTTCATCCAATTTATAGTCAGGGAACGACTATAGTTCGAGGTGATAAACCATTAAAGCCTCAAATGGTTCATTTTTGGGAAATACGCATAATTACTATACTCTCGGGAACCGATGTG atgtttgGAATTGGAACAGACAAAGTTAATTTAGATCAATTCAAACATCACTTTGTTTCGGCATTGggaacaaataaacaatcatGGGGATTTTCATACAACGGTATGAAACAACACAATGGTTCCCAAATTCCCTATGGAAGTAAATTTTCCCAAGGATGCATTGTTGGTATTTATTTAGATTTAACTCGAGGACATTTGGAGTTTTTCCTTAATCGTCGATCTCTTGGTATTGCCTACACAAATATACCAATTGATccaaatattcaaatttatcCAATGGTATGTTCAACTGCCGCTAAATCTGCCATTCGTTTAATAAATTCGACATCACAATCGGATTGTTTGCAATTGAGAGCATTTAAAGCGCTTTCCAAACAACCATCATTATTGACGGAGCTTAAAGAAATGCCAGGATTAAGATCACTTTTAAAGTCTTATTGGTTCTTTGTTCCACCAACAAGATATTCGATTAGATCTACACAGAATGAATTTGATTTGGAAGATGAGGCAATTTTATCATCATCGAGATTGTCTCGTAAACAAAAGTTTAAAG atgaAGAACCTGATATAAATGATCTCTATACAAATGCTCATAAAATAGCAATGCGTTCAGAAAGTGATGACGAATTTTCGGTGGATGATTTCTTTTATTACTTGTTTTGA
- the LOC129918243 gene encoding SPRY domain-containing SOCS box protein 3 isoform X1: MSSERLVKSTWQEPRSPPFCDCPFPKCTAITAFKGNIPDLVTCRCGEEDCHTMEWQWDQSDPDKMIHGPDITFHPIYSQGTTIVRGDKPLKPQMVHFWEIRIITILSGTDVMFGIGTDKVNLDQFKHHFVSALGTNKQSWGFSYNGMKQHNGSQIPYGSKFSQGCIVGIYLDLTRGHLEFFLNRRSLGIAYTNIPIDPNIQIYPMVCSTAAKSAIRLINSTSQSDCLQLRAFKALSKQPSLLTELKEMPGLRSLLKSYWFFVPPTRYSIRSTQNEFDLEDEAILSSSRLSRKQKFKVFKWRSLFGGQSFMRSYFNRFVNQFYGFFNIIFYKIIYL; encoded by the exons ATGTCGAGTGAACGATTAGTCAAAAGTACTTGGCAAGAACCTCGTTCGCCTCCATTCTGCGATTGTCCATTTCCAAAATGTACAGCAATAACTGCGTTTAAGGGTAATATTCCGGACTTGGTCACTTGTCGGTGTGGTGAAGAAGATTGCCATACCATGGAATGGCAATGGGACCAAAGTGACCCGGACAAAATGATCCATGGTCCGGATATCACTTTTCATCCAATTTATAGTCAGGGAACGACTATAGTTCGAGGTGATAAACCATTAAAGCCTCAAATGGTTCATTTTTGGGAAATACGCATAATTACTATACTCTCGGGAACCGATGTG atgtttgGAATTGGAACAGACAAAGTTAATTTAGATCAATTCAAACATCACTTTGTTTCGGCATTGggaacaaataaacaatcatGGGGATTTTCATACAACGGTATGAAACAACACAATGGTTCCCAAATTCCCTATGGAAGTAAATTTTCCCAAGGATGCATTGTTGGTATTTATTTAGATTTAACTCGAGGACATTTGGAGTTTTTCCTTAATCGTCGATCTCTTGGTATTGCCTACACAAATATACCAATTGATccaaatattcaaatttatcCAATGGTATGTTCAACTGCCGCTAAATCTGCCATTCGTTTAATAAATTCGACATCACAATCGGATTGTTTGCAATTGAGAGCATTTAAAGCGCTTTCCAAACAACCATCATTATTGACGGAGCTTAAAGAAATGCCAGGATTAAGATCACTTTTAAAGTCTTATTGGTTCTTTGTTCCACCAACAAGATATTCGATTAGATCTACACAGAATGAATTTGATTTGGAAGATGAGGCAATTTTATCATCATCGAGATTGTCTCGTAAACAAAAGTTTAAAG tattCAAATGGCGATCTTTGTTTGGAGGTCAAAGCTTTATGAGAAGTTATTTTAATCGTTTTGTGAAccaattttatggttttttcaatataattttttataaaattatatatttgtaa